The Fulvivirga maritima genome segment ATTTGAATTTGGTAAAAGCTACTTCCATATTGAAGATAGCTATGTAGAAAAGCAAAAGCTTGCTATTTACCTTACCGGAGATATTGAAAACGAAAACTGGATCAACAAGAGCCGAAAAGTAACTTTTCATGACCTTTACCAAACAGTAACTTCTGTAATCAGCCGTTTAATATCAAAAGAAGTAACTACAGATGTTACTCATGATTCGCCATTTGCATATGGTTTGGTGGTAAAACTAGGTCAGAAAGAACTGGCCAAACTAGGAAAAGTAAACACCTCTACTTGCAAAAAAGCAGGTATAAAACAGGAGGTATTTTATGCTGAAATAGATTGGAACCTTTTAATGAAAAAGGCCGCTAACAGCGTAACATTTGAAGAAGTATCTAAATTCCCTGAGGTAAGACGTGACCTTTCATTGGTGATTGATAAGAAAGTGACCTTTGAAGAAATCAAAGCCCTTGCTACAGGTAAAAATCAGAAGTTCATTAAAGCGATTAATGTTTTTGATGTGTATGAAGGAGAAAACATTGGCGAAGACAAAAAAGCCTACGCCATAAGCTTCACGCTGGAAGACAAAGAAAAAACCTTAACTGATAAGGTGATCGATAAAACAATGAACAATTTGATTCGGTTATTTGAAAATAATCTTAATGCTATTATCCGGAAGTAGGATAAGTAAAGTTTAATCTTTAATTTACATTTTAAATGACTAGTAACATTAGTTAATAATGCTTACTATAGAACACTCAAAATGTAATAATGGAGGTCAATTTATAAATAACAATGAATAACGATCAGCTCAAAGCTAGCTTACAAACTCTTGAACGTAAGATTAATTTATTATTGGGTGACCATAAGGCGCTGAAACTAGAGATTTCTAAACTTCAGGAAGAAAATCAGGAGTTGCACACGGTGCTAAAGCAGAAAGATGAGCAGATCAACAACTTTCAAAATAAGATTAAAATTAGTAAGATTGTAAATAATATAGATACGGAAGAAGGTAACACTTCTGAGTTAAAGAGGAAGATTGACGATTATATTAAGGAGATTGATAAGTGTATTGTACACTTAAGTAAATAATACCGCTCCATATGGACGAACTTTCAATAAGAATAAAAATTGCCGATAGAGAATACCCCATGAAGGTAAAGGTGGAGGATGAGGCCAGGGTACGCAGTGCCGGTAAACAAATTAATGAAAGAATTAGATCTTATAGAGAACAATTTGGCATAGATGATAAACAAGATCTCTTAGCCATGGTAGCATTTGATTGTCTGGTTGACAAAATGGAGTCTGATGAAAAACAGCACAATATAGATGATAGTGTTGTTGATAAAGTAAAGCAACTTAACAACCTGATAAACCAATCCTTATAAATCATTCCTTCCGCTTTAGCAGGATTTACCTTTTTCTGTAATTCGATTAACAGTGCGTGTTAGTTACAGAAGAAAAGGAAACATATGGCTTATAAATTTATAAAAACAAAGGTAAATCTAACCAATTTGGCTTTTGGGCTATCTGCCGGGCTTCTGTCACACCCACACCACAACCTAACATCATAAACGTATAACAATGGCAGAAATAATTTATGTAATACTCGCAGGTGTTGTCGGCCTCGGTATTGGTATAATGATAGGCAAGTCTCTTATTAATAAAATAAATGCCCAAAAAGAGCTTGAAATTGAGGAGAAGGCAAAAAGTATTGTAAAAGAAGCAGAGCTATCTGCCGAAAACATCAAAAAGAACAAGATCCTGGAAGCCAAAGAGAAATTCTTGAAGCTAAAAGCGGAGTTTGAAGAAGAGGCCTCTAAAAAGAAAAACATCATTATAACCAATGAAAACAAGCTAAAACAAAGAGAACAACACCTTTCAAAAGAGTTTGAACAAGTAAAAAGAAAAGAATCTGAGATAAAAGAGCTTAAAGATAAGCTTGCTGCTCAGATAGATGTGGTGAATAACAAAAAGGTAGAACTAGATAAGTTTAACCAACAAAAGGTAGCCATCCTTGAAAAAATCTCTAATCTTACCGCAGAAGAAGCTAAAGAACAACTGGTAGAATCACTCAAAGATGAAGCCCAGACCAAAGCTTCATCATTCATTAAAGACATTTTAGAAGAGGCCAAACTTTCTGCTACCAAGCAGGCAAGAAAGGTAGTATTAGAAACCATTCAGCGTACTGCTACGGAGCACGCTATTGAAAACTGTGTTTCTATCTTCAATATAGAGAGTGATGATATCAAAGGTAAAATCATTGGTCGTGAAGGCCGAAACATCAGAGCTTTGGAAGCTGCTACAGGTGTAGAAATTATAGTGGATGACACCCCCGAGGCTATCATCATTTCAGGCTTCGATCCTGTAAGAAGAGAAATAGCCAGGCTATCATTACACCGTTTGGTAGTGGATGGCCGTATTCACCCAGCCAGAATTGAAGAGATTGTAGCCAAGACCAAGAAAAATATAGAAGAAGAAATCATTGAGATAGGCGAAAGAACAGTGATTGACCTTGGTATCCACGGCTTACACCCTGAATTGATTAAGATGGTGGGTCGTATGAGGTTCAGATCATCTTACGGACAGAACTTATTACAGCACTCCAGAGAAGTGGCTAACTTATGTGCCACCATGGCTTCAGAGCTAGGCCTAAGCCCTAAACAGGCTAAGAGAGCAGGCTTACTTCATGATATTGGTAAAGTATGGCCAGATGAGCCAGAAAAGCCTCACGCGATCATAGGTATGGAGCTGGCACAGAAATATAAAGAGCATCCAGTTGTTTGTAATGCCATTGGCGCTCACCACGATGAGATTGAGATGACTTCTATGATTGCTCCAATCATCCAAGCTTGTGATGCCATATCAGGTGCAAGGCCAGGAGCCAGAAGAGAAGTAATGGAAAGCTATATAAAACGCCTGAAAGAGCTTGAGCAGCTTGCACTAAGCTTTGACGGTGTACATAAATGTTATGCGATCCAGGCCGGTAGAGAGCTCAGAGTAATGGTAGATGCTGATAATGTGAGCGATGACAGAGCAGGACAGCTTTCTTTCGATATATCACAGAAGATAGAGAAAGACATGCAGTACCCGGGGCAGATAAAGATCACCGTGATCAGGGAAATGAGGTCTGTAGCTTACGCTAAATAATTAATAAAAACCATTGTAAATGAAAGCTGTTTTAGAGATAAAACAGCTTTTTTAATTTTAAGTAATACCATGTCTAAAAAATTTTGTGCAGCCATCTTTGATATGGATGGCGTAATCGCTGATACTAATCCCTTTCATCAAAAATCTATTAAGCAATTCTGCCAGAAATATGACAAAGACGTTTCTGACGAATTCCTAAAAGAAAAAGTATATGGAAGAACTAATGAAGACTGGATACCAGAAGTATTTGGCAAACTAGAACATGATCAGCTTAAAGCTTATGCTGATGAAAAAGAAGAACTTTTCAGAGAGATTTACAGACCAGAATTAGCTCCTGTAAAAGGTATTAAGGCTTTTCTTGACCATTTGAAGCGAGACGGAATAAAAATGGCCGTAGGCACCTCTGCCACTGTAGAAAATGCTGATTTTATATTACAAGGCCTGGGTATAGAAAGCTATTTCGAAACTATATTGCATTCAGCTCATGTAACCAAGAGCAAGCCTGATCCTCAGATATACCTTAAAGCCTGCCATGGCGTAGGTTATGATCCTAAAAACTGTATTGTATTTGAAGATTCTTTATCAGGAGTAGCGGCAGGAAAAGCAGCAGGATGCAAAGTAGTAGGCATTACTACCACGCACACAGAAAAAGAGTTGGAACATTGTGATTTAATTATCAGAGACTTCAGCATGCTTACCCCTTCTGTGCTGGAAAACATCATGTAATAACACATGCCCTTAAAACACGAAAAGTTCTGACCAGTTTCCCGATCAGAACTTTTCTATTGTTAAACAAATACAGTTGCTATTTTCCGTTAAAGTATACCATTACGGTTATTACCATTATCAGCACCACAAGAGATGCTACGATATCTACCCAACCATAACTGGTTTTATTACTTTTCTTATCTTCTTCACTCAGCGTTCCAAAAGTAAGTCCTGCTGTTTTTTCTGCAGGTGGTGGAGCTGTAGCTAAACTCACTATAATAGTAAGAGCCACACAGAACAAGAAGAAATATGCACCAAAGGTTAAGAAGTTCATATCAGCCAGTTCGAATAAGAATCCATCCAGGCTTGGCTTAATAAGCTCCAGTGTAATTCTTGCAGCAGCCACTATTAAGCCGACTACAAGCGTAGTATATGCCCCCGCAGAGTTAATACGCTTCAGGAATATACCTAGCAAGAATATCGCAGTAATTGGAGGTGCTATATAACTCTGTACACTTTGTAAATATTCATAAAGTACACCTGAAATGTTAGCCATAATAGGAATCCAGGCGATACCACAAACCACTACAATACCTGTAGCTATCTGACCAATCTTCACTAGCTTATGCTCAGGAGTTTCTGGTTTAAGCTTTTTATAAATATCTACTGTAAACAAGGTAGAGCAAGAGTTAAATACAGAGGCCAATGAACTCATAAGCGCTGCCAAAAGACCTGCAGCCACAAGACCTCTTAAACCTGAAGGCAATAAGTTACTCATTAAAACAGGGAAAGCTTCATCTGGAGAATCCCACTGTAACTCACCTCTTTGTTTTAATACTAAAGCTACCACACCAGGAATTAAGAATAAGAATACAGGTAATAATTTCAAGAATCCTCCCCAAATGGTACCTCTTCTACCTTCTTTAATGTTTTTCGCTGTTAATACACGCTGAACTATATACTGGTCAGTACACCAATACCAAATACCAACAATGGTACTACTCATAAACAAACTTGGCCATGGAAAATCAGGGTCAGTAGCTGGTCTCCACATATTGAAATACTCAGGACCTAATGTGTCTTTCATGCTAGAGAAACCACCTACAGCATTTACACCCATAACAGTAAGCGTAGCCGCTCCTATAATCAGCACTATGGTTTGTAAAGTTTCTGTGTAAATCACTGCTCTCATACCACCTAATATGGTATAAAGTCCGGTAAGAATAACTGTAGCTAATGCTCCTACCCAGAAATTGATTCCTAGTAAAGCTGATACTACCACACCACCTGCATAAATAGTTACAGATATTTTTGTAAGCACATAGGCTAACAAAGAAAACACTGATAACAACCACCTGGACTTAGCGCTAAATCGCTTCTCCAGGAACTCAGGCATGGTAAACACACCGCTACGCGCATAAAAAGGCAAGAACACCCAGCCCAACATAAGTACTACCCAGGCATGTAGCTCATAAATGAGCATTGGAAACTTATCACTAGCACCAGCACCTGCCAGCCCTACTACGTGTTCAGATCCAATGTTTGAAGCAAATATTGAAGCTCCTACTACAAACCACCCCACATTTCTTCCCGCTAAAAAATAATCTTCTGTGTTTTTCTGCTTCTTTAAAATAACCCAAAGGGCTACTCCAAAGAGCACCAGAAAATAAATACCAATAAATACCCAATCCAGGGTGTCTAATGTTTTCATATACAATTAATTTAGGTCACTTAGAAATGGCGACAAGCTTTAACTATGAGAGTCCATTAATTAAAGAGTGAGCATATTTCATGAGTTAATTAGTTTAAATAATTCTGTCATATTACACCGAACAATGCTCCAAAATTGGAAGCTTTTCTTATTTGGTACTTTTGACCATAAGTATGTTTTATGATGTGCAATATGTCAAAAACAAACGATTGCAAAAAACTTAAAAGGAATTTTCTTTAAAAAATTTTCGCTTATTTTAAAGAAAAGCTATATGTAGTTTTAGTGTTATATGTTTGTCCTGGTTCTAATACTACGCTAGGGAATTCACTCTTATTAGGAGCATCAGGATAATGCTCTGTTTCCAGGCATATAGCTGATCTTTCTGCATAGTTTACTCCTTCTTTTCCTGTGAGTGATCCGTCTACGAAGTTTCCTGTGTATACCTGAATAGCGGGCTCTGTAGTAAGCACTTTCATAAACCTTCCGCTCTTTTCATGATAAAGAGTAGCCGCTTCTTTCATTCCTGCATCACCGTTAAGCACCCAGCAGTGATCATATCCTTTGGCTAGCTCCAGCTGATCATTATCCGCTCCTATTTCTTTACCCACTGTTTTAGGTGAAGTAAAATCAAAAGGAGTTCCCGCCACTTCTCTTAGCTCTCCGGTAGGAATGAGTGTACTATCTATAGGTAAAAATGCTGAGGCATCTACACTAAGTACATGATCAAGTATATCTTTAGATGGATCTGCTGACAAGTTGAAATAAGTATGCTGAGTAAGGTTTACTATAGTCTTCTTATCAGTAGTAGCAGTATAATCTATTTCTAAATCATCATCATTAGTAAGCATGTAAGTAACGGTTACTTCTAAGTTACCAGGGTAACCTTCTTCCATGTCTTTGCTTAAATAGGTAAGCTTTAGACCAACGCCGCTGGCATTAGTAATTTCCTGAGCTTCCCAAACCACTTTATCGAAGCCTTTGTCTCCACCATGTAGGTGATTAGGACCATCATTAGTAGCTAATGCATATTCCTGACCATCTAATGTGAATTTTCCTTTGGCTATTCTATTTCCAAAACGGCCGATTAATGCTCCTATGTAGGGGCTCTCCAAATACGTTTCTACATTATCGAATCCTAGTACTATATCACCCATGTTTCCATCCTTATCCGGAGTTTTTAAGGTAGTAATAATACCTCCCAAGGTAATGACACTCATTTCAAGTCCATTAGCATTGGTAAGTGTATATTGTTCAACTTTTTGTCCATCCGGAGTAGTTCCAAAATCACTTTTGGAGATAGCAGTACTGTCTTTTTTCATATCTGACGATGTTGTATTTAGCTCTTTTTTGTTTGAATTAGTAGAGCATGAAGTTATCATAAAACAAGTTAGTAGCGATAAAACTATTAAATAAACAGCAGATTTAGTTTTCATAAGGTTTAAATTTTAATGATCTGCCGAGCTATAAATATATGACTCCCGAGGGTAAATCACATATTTATAGCGGCATAATATTTATTTACATACCATTTTGGAAAAGGTGATAATACACTTCGTTAGAATGAACAGTATCTTTAAAGTCTCTGATTTTAGTATCTTCATCTATAACCAAAAGCTCAATACCAGCCATTTCGGCAAAATCTTCCATATATTCTGTGGTAAGCGCCTGGCTAAACACAGTATGGTGCGCACCACCAGCTAAAATCCAGGCAGTAGCAGCCACTTCTAAGTTAGGCTTAGCATCCCACAGTACGCGAGCTACAGGCAGTTTTGGTAAATCGCCCATTGGCTTCACTGCTGCCACTTCATTCACTATTAAACGGAAACGGTTGCCCATGTCTATTAAAGAAGCATTGATAGCATCTCCAGGAGCAGTATTAAATACCAAACGAACAGGATCTTCTTTACCACCTATTGATAATGGATGAATTTCACATGAAGGTTTTCCATCAGCAATTGACTCACAAATCTCAAGCATGTGAGAGCCTAATACATATGATTTATGAGGAGTGAAGTGATAGGTATAATCTTCCATAAAAGAAGTACCTCCTTCAAGACCTGCATTCATCACCTTCATAGCTCTTAGTAAAGCAGCTGTTTTCCAGTCTCCTTCACCACCAAAGCCATAGCCATCAGCCATAAGTCTTTGTACTGCTAAGCCAGGGAGTTGTTTTAGGTTACCCAAACTTTCGAAAGTATCAGTAAATCCTTTGAAGTTACCTTCTTCAAGGAACGCTCTAAGTCCTAATTCTATTTTAGCAGAATCTTCTAAAGATGATCTTTTCTCTCCACCCGCTTTTAGCGATGCTGTAAGGTTATAAGAAGCTTCATATTCTTCTAATAATGTTTTAACCTGAGCATCAGTTACTTCATTGAGGT includes the following:
- a CDS encoding cell division protein ZapA yields the protein MDELSIRIKIADREYPMKVKVEDEARVRSAGKQINERIRSYREQFGIDDKQDLLAMVAFDCLVDKMESDEKQHNIDDSVVDKVKQLNNLINQSL
- the rny gene encoding ribonuclease Y — encoded protein: MAEIIYVILAGVVGLGIGIMIGKSLINKINAQKELEIEEKAKSIVKEAELSAENIKKNKILEAKEKFLKLKAEFEEEASKKKNIIITNENKLKQREQHLSKEFEQVKRKESEIKELKDKLAAQIDVVNNKKVELDKFNQQKVAILEKISNLTAEEAKEQLVESLKDEAQTKASSFIKDILEEAKLSATKQARKVVLETIQRTATEHAIENCVSIFNIESDDIKGKIIGREGRNIRALEAATGVEIIVDDTPEAIIISGFDPVRREIARLSLHRLVVDGRIHPARIEEIVAKTKKNIEEEIIEIGERTVIDLGIHGLHPELIKMVGRMRFRSSYGQNLLQHSREVANLCATMASELGLSPKQAKRAGLLHDIGKVWPDEPEKPHAIIGMELAQKYKEHPVVCNAIGAHHDEIEMTSMIAPIIQACDAISGARPGARREVMESYIKRLKELEQLALSFDGVHKCYAIQAGRELRVMVDADNVSDDRAGQLSFDISQKIEKDMQYPGQIKITVIREMRSVAYAK
- a CDS encoding HAD family hydrolase gives rise to the protein MSKKFCAAIFDMDGVIADTNPFHQKSIKQFCQKYDKDVSDEFLKEKVYGRTNEDWIPEVFGKLEHDQLKAYADEKEELFREIYRPELAPVKGIKAFLDHLKRDGIKMAVGTSATVENADFILQGLGIESYFETILHSAHVTKSKPDPQIYLKACHGVGYDPKNCIVFEDSLSGVAAGKAAGCKVVGITTTHTEKELEHCDLIIRDFSMLTPSVLENIM
- a CDS encoding sodium:solute symporter gives rise to the protein MKTLDTLDWVFIGIYFLVLFGVALWVILKKQKNTEDYFLAGRNVGWFVVGASIFASNIGSEHVVGLAGAGASDKFPMLIYELHAWVVLMLGWVFLPFYARSGVFTMPEFLEKRFSAKSRWLLSVFSLLAYVLTKISVTIYAGGVVVSALLGINFWVGALATVILTGLYTILGGMRAVIYTETLQTIVLIIGAATLTVMGVNAVGGFSSMKDTLGPEYFNMWRPATDPDFPWPSLFMSSTIVGIWYWCTDQYIVQRVLTAKNIKEGRRGTIWGGFLKLLPVFLFLIPGVVALVLKQRGELQWDSPDEAFPVLMSNLLPSGLRGLVAAGLLAALMSSLASVFNSCSTLFTVDIYKKLKPETPEHKLVKIGQIATGIVVVCGIAWIPIMANISGVLYEYLQSVQSYIAPPITAIFLLGIFLKRINSAGAYTTLVVGLIVAAARITLELIKPSLDGFLFELADMNFLTFGAYFFLFCVALTIIVSLATAPPPAEKTAGLTFGTLSEEDKKSNKTSYGWVDIVASLVVLIMVITVMVYFNGK
- a CDS encoding aldose epimerase family protein, whose protein sequence is MKKDSTAISKSDFGTTPDGQKVEQYTLTNANGLEMSVITLGGIITTLKTPDKDGNMGDIVLGFDNVETYLESPYIGALIGRFGNRIAKGKFTLDGQEYALATNDGPNHLHGGDKGFDKVVWEAQEITNASGVGLKLTYLSKDMEEGYPGNLEVTVTYMLTNDDDLEIDYTATTDKKTIVNLTQHTYFNLSADPSKDILDHVLSVDASAFLPIDSTLIPTGELREVAGTPFDFTSPKTVGKEIGADNDQLELAKGYDHCWVLNGDAGMKEAATLYHEKSGRFMKVLTTEPAIQVYTGNFVDGSLTGKEGVNYAERSAICLETEHYPDAPNKSEFPSVVLEPGQTYNTKTTYSFSLK
- the araA gene encoding L-arabinose isomerase; amino-acid sequence: MIDISQNEVWFVTGSQHLYGDEALQQVASHSEEVVKGLNGSSRIPVKIVYKGLLTTSEEIQKLMLEANSSSACIGIVAWMHTFSPAKMWIAGLSILKKPMVHLHTQFNAQIPWSTIDMDFMNLNQSAHGDREFGFMMSRMRKNRKVIVGHWETDSVQKKLGVWCRVASGWADWQGAKFARLCDNMREVAVTEGDKVEAQMKFGFSVNGYDIPDLEKHLNEVTDAQVKTLLEEYEASYNLTASLKAGGEKRSSLEDSAKIELGLRAFLEEGNFKGFTDTFESLGNLKQLPGLAVQRLMADGYGFGGEGDWKTAALLRAMKVMNAGLEGGTSFMEDYTYHFTPHKSYVLGSHMLEICESIADGKPSCEIHPLSIGGKEDPVRLVFNTAPGDAINASLIDMGNRFRLIVNEVAAVKPMGDLPKLPVARVLWDAKPNLEVAATAWILAGGAHHTVFSQALTTEYMEDFAEMAGIELLVIDEDTKIRDFKDTVHSNEVYYHLFQNGM